In Pochonia chlamydosporia 170 chromosome Unknown PCv3seq00008, whole genome shotgun sequence, the following proteins share a genomic window:
- a CDS encoding ankyrin repeat domain (similar to Aspergillus flavus NRRL3357 XP_002380033.1), whose amino-acid sequence MSHKDGELPEVDVVHWNANNFKLRCSYCNEVHRHGRTSYVTETRKAGCINGGRYRYSFPFDERAGHVAYEIDKEKARFVNVCTIAALQDSVDEEEELVNEFDLKATICHGRAPKSTKKLAITGIDMYDAAQEKTTIALSNGETFEEKSIAFAISNCVAGQSAEVKKFLGNSQDASVFVHGRDDTGDTTLIMAAREESSEMVSLLIDHGSGVNTVNRNGRSALMEAALWGRLNNVKLLLKGSADKSLRDHDKRVAADLAQPTRKNKEERHVQAGGSLGQRGRKPVYNEVTLDRDDDRLEIVRLLTRVDGEPKTMHEPTPKVSDYKTYSFRRHPNGMSILLRGPITDYPLTREGKTVAQLNRGWPFPTIAAMSGWGHPEEVSVRVSGRDWTREVFRIATIVGHHLTPRPSLDQGSPGRHHASHAEKQLIAYFVDRHVFLPGDEVADEGLESSIADIEDELTHEYYWTATGKRLNDSQNKMGWLERALSDAEDRILGDEYDKSLVERLKVDIQKVEAELFQLELLDEVKHIRGLESQLQSLKRKQSKHQNLMDIAKHRPPMSLTKAVILISAPKGIICDDCRRFRDLVNQRFGLSIDLMECTEKESKYYA is encoded by the coding sequence ATGTCACACAAAGACGGAGAATTGCCTGAAGTCGATGTGGTCCACTGGAACGCGAATAACTTCAAACTTCGGTGTTCGTACTGCAATGAAGTCCACCGGCATGGTCGCACATCATATGTCACGGAAACCCGGAAGGCAGGGTGTATTAATGGGGGCCGATATAGATATTCATTTCCATTCGACGAACGAGCAGGTCACGTCGCATACGAAATCGATAAGGAAAAAGCTCGTTTCGTAAATGTTTGCACAATTGCAGCGCTACAGGACAgcgttgatgaagaggaggaacTAGTGAACGAATTCGATTTGAAGGCAACAATATGCCACGGCCGTGCGCCAAAGTCCACAAAAAAATTAGCCATAACAGGCATTGATATGTACGACGCGGCTCAGGAGAAGACGACCATTGCGTTAAGCAACGGTGAAACCtttgaggagaagagcatCGCGTTCGCTATTTCAAACTGCGTCGCAGGTCAATCCGCAGAGGTAAAGAAATTCCTCGGTAATTCGCAGGATGCATCGGTTTTCGTCCACGGAAGGGATGATACAGGCGATACAACACTAATTATGGCAGCGAGAGAGGAGAGCTCAGAAATGGTCTCATTACTGATAGATCACGGCTCTGGGGTCAATACCGTGAATCGGAACGGCCGAAGTGCGCTTATGGAGGCAGCGCTGTGGGGTAGACTGAACAATGTGAAGCTTCTTTTGAAGGGCAGTGCGGATAAGAGTCTACGAGACCACGACAAGCGTGTGGCTGCCGACCTTGCCCAACCGACGCGAAAgaacaaagaagagagacACGTTCAAGCCGGCGGTAGCCTTGGGCAGCGTGGTCGCAAGCCAGTGTACAATGAAGTAACCTTGGACAGAGACGATGATCGACTAGAAATCGTACGACTGCTCACAAGAGTTGATGGCGAGCCCAAAACTATGCATGAACCAACTCCAAAGGTATCGGATTACAAAACCTATTCCTTCAGACGACACCCAAACGGGATGTCAATTCTTCTCCGCGGCCCTATTACCGACTATCCTTTGACAAGGGAAGGCAAAACAGTAGCCCAACTGAACAGAGGTTGGCCATTCCCAACTATCGCAGCAATGAGTGGGTGGGGACATCCTGAAGAAGTTTCGGTTAGAGTTAGTGGTCGTGATTGGACGAGAGAAGTATTTCGCATAGCAACCATTGTTGGCCATCACTTGACTCCACGTCCCTCGCTTGATCAAGGTTCGCCTGGTCGACATCACGCATCTCACGCTGAGAAGCAGTTGATTGCCTATTTTGTAGACAGGCATGTATTCCTTCCTGGCGACGAAGTGGCTGACGAGGGGCTTGAGTCGTCGATTGCCGATATAGAAGATGAGCTTACTCATGAATATTATTGGACTGCCACAGGAAAACGACTGAACGATTCGCAGAATAAGATGGGATGGCTAGAACGGGCCCTGTCAGATGCGGAAGATCGCATTCTCGGGGATGAATACGAtaagagtctggtggaacgACTGAAGGTAGATATCCAAAAAGTCGAAGCCGAGTTGTTCCAGCTAGAATTACTCGACGAAGTGAAGCATATAAGGGGTTTAGAATCTCAGTTGCAGAGTCTAAAacgaaagcaaagcaagcaccAAAATTTGATGGACATAGCAAAGCATCGTCCGCCAATGTCTTTAACGAAAGCGGTTATACTGATAAGCGCACCTAAGGGGATAATTTGTGACGACTGCAGGCGGTTCAGAGATTTAGTGAATCAGCGATTTGGATTGTCGATTGACTTGATGGAATGCACGGAAAAGGAATCTAAATATTACGCGTGA
- a CDS encoding isoleucyl-tRNA synthetase (similar to Aspergillus terreus NIH2624 XP_001210665.1): MSISFPKTEEETLRFWRDIDAFHTQLKLTQDGPRFTFYDGPPFATGLPHYGHLLASTIKDIIPRYWSMKGYHVVRRFGWDTHGLPVEHEINKKLQISSGEAVMQMGIEKYNAECRAIVMKYSGEWRQVIERLGRWIDFDNDYKSMDVTFMESCWWVFKQLFENGHVYRAYQIMPFSTALGTPLSHMEERQNEKSTVDPAVVVAFPILNVDGQENTSLLIYTTTPWTLPSNLLIAVNPSFEYIQISDEKSGDGFILLESCLSVLYKNVKNAKYKVIKKVPGKEMIGWRYKPIYDFFTEKFPDCFQVIGADYVESGEGTGLVHQAPAFGQEDYDAAVAAGFISKERLPPCPVDDKGCFTQEVPTYKGQHVKAADKAIIRDLRPTGRLLVETQVTHTDKFCPRSQTQLIRKAVSAWFIKVTNSTPEMLKNLEETTWVPQFVKDKRFANWVSNARDWNVSRNRYWGTPIPLWVSEDFEEVVCVGSREELRSLSAYDGPLDDIHRDKIDYITIPSQQGKGVLRRIDEIFDCWFESGSMPYASNHYPFENKDDFQKGFFPADFIAEGLDQTRGWFYTLSVLGNKLFGKSPFKNCIVNGLVLAEDGKKMSKSLKNYPDPAHVLDNYGSDALRLYLINSPVVRAEPLRFNEAGVKEIVGRVLLPLWNSYRFFSEQAMLFSNTTDTKFVAVSSVCSHDNITNVMDRWVLADCQSLLRFMDREMAGYRLYTVVPRLLQGIDNLTNWYIRFNRKRLKGTAGLSLDDTTAALNTLFQVLFTITRAMAPFAPFITEHIYGLLKPYLGDTLTSVSDMSSVHFLPFPTVREELIDTTIERKMSAMQRVIKLARTARERRSISLKTPLKSLVVIGDPQFISDIDTLMSYITEEINVNEVVLTSDEERYGIHLEAKVDWPSLGKKLKRDVQVVRKALPSLTQEELRQYQREKHIVVSGIHLAENDISIVRVMPARSADATTEGGPSWEPSFDEHVVVLLDGASYAELEFDGLARDLVTRFQKLRKKAKLVPLDDVRMQYSVVANPEGIDVDALMSSKQPLFTSALRGQLNNLTTDGYEDVLIEEDQFIGALTLRLRLSRI, encoded by the exons ATGAGCATCAGCTTCCCCAAGACTGAGGAGGAAACCCTTCGATTTTGGAGGGATATTGATGCATTTCATACTCAGCTCAAACTAACCCAGGACGGCCCCCGCTTCACTTTTTATGATGGCCCGCCATTTG CGACCG GGCTTCCCCATTATGGCCACCTTCTGGCATCCACCATCAAAGATATTATACCACGATACTGGTCGATGAAAGGCTACCATGTGGTCCGTAGGTTTGGATGGGATACTCATGGCTTACCGGTCGAGCACGAAATCAATAAAAAGTTACAAATTTCGAGTGGCGAAGCGGTTATGCAGATGGGCATCGAAAAGTATAATGCTGAATGCAGGGCCATCGTTATGAAATACTCTGGCGAGTGGCGACAAGTCATTGAGCGATTAGGGAGATGGATTGACTTCGATAACGACTACAAG TCCATGGACGTCACTTTCATGGAGTCTTGTTGGTGGGTTTTCAAGCAACTTTTCGAGAATGGTCACGTCTACCGCGCCTACCAAATTATGCCATTTTCGACTGCACTCGGCACACCACTCAGCCATATGGAGGAAAGGCAGAACGAGAAATCTACAGTTGATCCTGCCGTTGTAGTAGCATTCCCTATTCTGAACGTCGACGGTCAAGAAAATACTTCGCTACTTATTTACACGACAACCCCATGGACTTTGCCGTCAAACTTACTCATTGCAGTTAACCCATCTTTCGAATACATTCAGATATCGGACGAAAAATCGGGCGATGGCTTCATACTTTTAGAGAGCTGCCTGTCTGTTTTGTACAAAAATGTGAAGAACGCCAAGTACAAGGTGATCAAGAAAGTGCCGGGGAAAGAAATGATAGGGTGGAGATACAAGCCTATTTATGATTTTTTCACAGAAAAATTTCCAGACTGTTTTCAAGTCATCGGTGCAGACTACGTGGAAAGTGGGGAAGGcactggtctggttcatcaagCGCCAGCTTTTGGACAGGAAGACTACGATGCCGCTGTCGCAGCTGGTTTTATTTCCAAAGAGCGCTTGCCACCGTGTCCCGTCGACGACAAGGGCTGCTTTACCCAAGAAGTCCCAACTTACAAAGGTCAGCATGTGAAAGCAGCGGACAAGGCTATCATCAGGGATTTAAGGCCAACCGGTAGACTATTGGTCGAGACACAAGTCACACACACTGATAAGTTTTGCCCGCGATCCCAAACTCAGCTTATTAGGAAGGCTGTTTCGGCCTGGTTCATCAAGGTCACGAACTCGACACCTGAGATGCTAAAAAATTTGGAAGAAACAACTTGGGTACCACAATTTGTCAAAGACAAGCGCTTCGCAAATTGGGTTTCCAACGCACGCGATTGGAATGTCTCCCGGAATCGTTATTGGGGAACGCCCATTCCTCTCTGGGTCAGCGAAGACTTTGAAGAGGTTGTGTGTGTAGGGAGCAGAGAGGAGCTCAGAAGCCTGAGTGCGTACGATGGGCCTTTGGATGACATTCACAGAGATAAGATTGACTATATAACAATTCCATCACAGCAAGGCAAAGGAGTCCTGCGCAGGATTGATGAAATTTTCGATTGCTG GTTTGAATCTGGAAGCATGCCTTACGCGTCCAACCACTATCCATTCGAAAATAAGGATGACTTCCAGAAAGGATTCTTTCCAGCCGATTTCATTGCAGAAGGGCTAGACCAAACACGTGGCTGGTTCTACACTCTAAGCGTGCTCGGGAATAAGCTTTTCGGAAAATCACCGTTCAAAAATTGTATTGTAAACGGGTTGGTTTTGGCCGAAGACGGAAAGAAGATGTCAAAGAGCCTTAAGAACTATCCAGACCCCGCACATGTCCTCGACAACTACGGCTCTGATGCCCTGCGACTTTATTTAATAAACTCCCCGGTTGTCAGGGCTGAGCCTCTGCGTTTCAATGAAGCTGGAGTCAAAGAAATTGTTGGTCGTGTCCTGCTCCCGCTATGGAACAGCTACCGTTTCTTCTCAGAACAAGCCATGCTCTTTAGCAATACAACCGACACCAAGTTTGTCGCTGTCTCATCTGTTTGTTCTCACGACAATATTACCAATGTGATGGACCGATGGGTTCTCGCGGACTGCCAAAGCCTCTTGCGCTTCATGGACCGGGAAATGGCTG GCTATCGCTTATATACTGTCGTTCCGCGATTACTGCAAGGGATTGACAATCTTACAAATTGGTACATACGATTCAATCGCAAACGACTTAAAGGAACCGCAGGCTTGAGCTTAGATGACACGACAGCCGCGCTGAATACGCTTTTCCAGGTTCTTTTCACGATAACTCGTGCAATGGCCCCATTTGCCCCCTTTATAACAGAGCATATCTATGGTCTGTTGAAGCCATATCTAGGTGACACCCTTACAAGTGTAAGCGACATGTCAAGCGTTCActtccttccctttccgACCGTGCGGGAGGAACTCATAGACACCACGATCGAGAGGAAGATGTCTGCAATGCAGAGAGTCATCAAATTGGCGAGAACAGCTCGAGAGCGGCGCTCCATCAGCCTCAAGACCCCCCTCAAATCTTTGGTGGTGATCGGCGATCCTCAGTTCATCTCAGATATTGACACCTTGATGTCTTACATAACTGAAGAAATAAATGTCAATGAGGTTGTCTTGACAAGCGACGAAGAGAGATATGGCATCCACCTGGAGGCCAAAGTGgattggccaagtttgggTAAAAAATTGAAGCGTGATGTTCAGGTTGTTCGAAAGGCATTGCCTAGCCTGACGCAGGAAGAGCTAAGGCAGTATCAACGCGAGAAACACATTGTGGTTAGCGGTATTCACCTCGCCGAGAACGACATAAGCATTGTGAGGGTGATGCCTGCCAGAAGTGCGGATGCCACGACCGAAGGTGGCCCAAGCTGGGAACCATCCTTCGATGAGCACGTGGTGGTGCTCTTGGATGGTGCTTCGTATGCAGAACTGGAGTTTGATGGTTTGGCCCGTGACCTCGTCACTCGGTTTCAGAAGCTTCGAAAGAAGGCCAAATTGGTACCATTGGATGACGTCAGAATGCAATACAGCGTTGTTGCCAACCCGGAAGGGATCGATGTGGATGCTCTGATGTCGTCCAAACAGCCCCTCTTCACGAGTGCTCTCCGTGGACAACTTAACAATCTGACAACAGATGGATATGAAGATGTTCTTATTGAAGAGGATCAGTTTATTGGCGCTCTGACTTTGCGACTCCGTCTCAGTCGCATATAG
- a CDS encoding cell wall cysteine-rich protein (similar to Aspergillus flavus NRRL3357 XP_002381879.1) — translation MAKYHLWASFLALLVASAHAQTPNNQQPLQPGHLNPGQIKNGSDNKISLDDITPSLDSKGEVKCCPVGTFFNGTTCVFKPTTVCPAKTTLQAGACVSDEKPVCPAGAVLREEKCISTTDPSCVSGARFDGHSCISTQLPFCDAGFKFNGVACISTERQVCADGFTVVGNLCVSNVPPSCPSGEKLEGGSCTHSQPPSCPDQMTLEQGLCTRKQLPSCPTGFTLNNQTCTHEEKPSCPAGATFGGRVCISSKPPKCKEGQFNGWACQAPENPLCVLGASLIDSICVSPFNCPAGVTKSRDAKTGGEQCCLVGMNWDEGRKLCLSTANDPAACPQGSTFHAQNKECVFTPSQVECRAGFTFDGRVCAFNKPPLCPPDTIFSKGVCITAEQPTCDEVEKSAFNGTACIVPQPPSCPDKSTLSGNGCVSTVPPGCPDHMILHIRENASTCILTSPPVCPSGSTSGGGNLCITVSTPTCVAGTLKNGTCIAESGPTCPGQTVFDGVDCVSKKPPGCDSNFTFNGTACISHGLPTCPGDVNAVFDGKTCLHSQPPVCPPNTHVRGNDCVSQSGPDCPAGFVFSPQGCIAGKLPECPGGTGLQGEKCVSQELPACLTNTQLNNGSCIALNGPTCPPGSQLRPEGCVTVTVPSCPHGTTLKDNKCVSDDGPKCTLPFVVLGDKCVSPDPPLCPAGTLFSLGKCTLSPMTGCYNMQYCPPL, via the coding sequence ATGGCGAAATACCACCTTTGGGCCAGTTTCCTGGCCCTGCTGGTTGCTTCGGCTCATGCTCAGACGCCTAATAACCAGCAACCACTGCAGCCAGGTCATCTCAATCCAGGTCAGATAAAAAATGGCAGTGATAACAAAATCTCCCTCGACGACATCACTCCCTCTCTCGACTCCAAAGGCGAGGTCAAATGCTGCCCGGTGGGCACCTTTTTCAACGGCACGACGTGTGTTTTCAAACCCACGACGGTGTGTCCAGCCAAGACGACACTTCAAGCGGGTGCCTGTGTCTCTGATGAGAAGCCCGTATGCCCGGCGGGAGCGGTTCTACGAGAGGAGAAGTGTATCTCGACCACCGACCCCAGCTGTGTGTCTGGGGCACGTTTTGACGGGCACAGCTGCATTTCCACCCAGCTCCCCTTCTGCGACGCAGGGTTCAAGTTCAACGGTGTGGCTTGCATATCCACGGAACGGCAGGTCTGCGCAGATGGATTCACCGTGGTTGGGAACTTGTGTGTGTCCAACGTGCCACCGAGCTGCCCGAGCGGCGAGAAGTTGGAGGGCGGATCTTGCACGCATTCGCAGCCGCCGTCGTGTCCGGATCAAATGACGCTGGAACAGGGCCTCTGCACGCGTAAGCAACTTCCATCGTGTCCGACAGGGTTCACCTtgaacaaccagacctgcACTCACGAGGAGAAGCCCAGCTGTCCGGCCGGTGCAACGTTTGGGGGGCGCGTCTGCATCTCGAGCAAGCCGCCGAAGTGCAAGGAAGGCCAATTCAACGGCTGGGCTTGCCAGGCTCCCGAGAACCCTCTGTGTGTCCTTGGTGCCAGCCTCATTGACAGCATATGTGTGTCACCTTTCAACTGCCCTGCTGGTGTCACAAAATCTCGAGACGCCAAAACGGGCGGAGAGCAATGCTGCCTGGTTGGGATGAATTGGGACGAAGGCAGGAAGCTGTGCTTGAGCACCGCCAATGACCCAGCTGCATGTCCGCAGGGTAGCACCTTCCATGCTCAGAACAAGGAATGCGTCTTCACCCCCTCACAGGTCGAGTGTCGGGCTGGATTTACCTTCGACGGCCGAGTCTGCGCATTCAACAAACCACCCTTGTGCCCGCCAGATaccatcttctccaaggGTGTCTGCATCACCGCAGAGCAGCCGACGtgtgatgaggttgaaaAGAGCGCATTCAATGGCACCGCCTGCATCGTGCCTCAGCCGCCCAGCTGCCCTGACAAATCCACGCTCTCTGGCAATGGCTGCGTTTCCACGGTGCCACCTGGCTGCCCCGACCATATGATTCTGCATATACGCGAGAATGCGTCAACTTGTATCCTGACGAGTCCCCCCGTCTGTCCTTCGGGGTCAACTTCTGGCGGCGGGAATCTCTGCATTACCGTCAGCACACCCACGTGTGTCGCTGGTACGCTCAAGAATGGCACATGCATCGCTGAATCGGGGCCGACTTGCCCAGGACAGACCGTCTTCGATGGTGTCGACTGTGTCTCGAAGAAGCCGCCGGGATGCGACTCTAATTTCACTTTCAACGGAACCGCTTGTATCTCCCATGGCCTGCCAACCTGCCCTGGCGATGTCAATGCCGTATTTGATGGCAAGACCTGTCTGCACAGCCAGCCACCAGTGTGCCCCCCAAACACTCACGTCCGGGGGAACGACTGTGTGTCGCAATCGGGCCCCGACTGTCCGGCAGGGTTTGTCTTCTCTCCCCAAGGCTGCATCGCGGGGAAACTGCCGGAATGTCCAGGTGGTACGGGTTTACAGGGGGAGAAGTGCGTCTCGCAGGAGCTGCCGGCCTGTCTGACAAACACGCAACTCAACAACGGCTCCTGCATTGCGCTGAATGGCCCGACATGCCCTCCTGGTAGTCAGCTGCGCCCTGAAGGGTGTGTCACCGTTACCGTTCCTTCTTGCCCGCATGGGACAACCCTCAAAGACAACAAGTGTGTCTCTGATGACGGCCCTAAGTGTACCCTGCCGTTTGTCGTTTTGGGTGATAAGTGTGTATCTCCGGACCCGCCCTTGTGCCCGGCTGGCACACTCTTCTCTCTTGGGAAGTGTACCTTGTCTCCAATGACTGGGTGCTACAATATGCAATATTGTCCTCCATTGTGA
- a CDS encoding NACHT domain-containing protein (similar to Metarhizium robertsii ARSEF 23 XP_007821455.2) — protein sequence MSTPMNPSVRSSMNYLAVMDANDPEVAGWLSYQKQNEQSAVHQSLQGRRANAACEFLLKQPQFIKWYGDADSAGSQWLKIIGDMGSGKSVLMSFLHDKLLRRSQLQIPQAKVYYYYSQAGNSYVSLLSTFILCLLTDFSAKRKVLSDCYEQARSRGIMKPGTNIKFLQENLTTILSDLDRPIFFAIDGLDEFDWESRKKLLDFLQILSNKAPRLKVVISSRPDDQISKLLGEMPTINILPDASRDAIIVQKAVRDIPYELPSEVQKLIIGALSDLAKGSAIWTSMVVQLLSQRRIKKFSVVKKFLDEIPLPDKLNTLYNDSIALYTQNEPGNKEIATRALKILAVVHRPLSMSELAWAVALGINGDDVRDVESLADIADHDRVVSLIQPFIASIDEADSRRRQVRLVHQSVKDFIVKSLVTHEEGNEPSIERRMEILEAEMLDICVRYLLLDEVDNRPLFSDELLAIEALPQETELFKDNDKPNEYTTNCTWDKWEEGAIHYDPTERGFGEFFVYASCHWVDHFGAITTPSLIDFASIEKLCQPGSTRIHNWIEQNRRPGCALQPRIEFDPSLYDPLSITALFGSTATFRHMIEKSDLKDEKFLPESALRAAEQIVEWGDVARLDLLPLDEKARELVTSKTAAKQVV from the coding sequence ATGTCAACCCCAATGAATCCTTCCGTCAGGTCTTCAATGAATTATCTAGCAGTTATGGATGCTAACGATCCAGAAGTTGCTGGGTGGCTGAGCTATCAAAAACAAAATGAGCAATCCGCGGTCCACCAGTCACTTCAAGGTCGTCGTGCGAATGCAGCCTGCGAGTTTCTGCTCAAACAGCCCCAATTCATCAAATGGTACGGCGATGCTGATTCTGCGGGCTCCCAGTGGTTGAAGATCATTGGAGACATGGGTAGTGGCAAAAGTGTCCTCATGTCGTTTCTTCACGACAAGCTACTTAGACGAAGTCAACTGCAGATACCACAGGCCAAAGTCTACTATTACTACAGCCAAGCAGGCAACAGCTACGTATCTTTGTTGTCGACATTCATCTTGTGCCTTCTCACGGATTTTTCTGCTAAAAGGAAGGTCCTTTCTGATTGCTACGAGCAGGCACGGTCGCGGGGGATTATGAAGCCTGGGACCAACATCAAGTTCCTGCAAGAAAACTTGACAACCATTTTAAGCGATCTTGATCGTCCCATTTTTTTCGCAATTGATGGCCTCGATGAGTTTGATTGGGAATCCCGCAAAAAGTTGTTGGATTTCCTACAGATTTTGTCGAACAAGGCACCACGGCTAAAGGTTGTGATATCTTCCCGACCCGACGACCAGATCTCAAAGCTCCTGGGAGAAATGCCAACGATCAACATTCTCCCTGATGCCTCACGAGACGCTATCATTGTTCAAAAAGCTGTACGCGATATTCCGTATGAATTACCATCGGAGGTCCAAAAGCTTATCATTGGCGCTCTGTCCGATCTTGCCAAAGGAAGCGCTATTTGGACGTCCATGGTGGTGCAACTGCTTAGCCAGAGGCGGATCAAAAAGTTCAGTGTCGTGAAGAAATTCTTGGACGAAATCCCACTTCCTGATAAGCTTAACACGCTGTACAATGATTCCATAGCGCTCTATACGCAAAACGAGCCCGGAAACAAGGAAATTGCTACGAGAGCGCTGAAGATTCTCGCCGTTGTCCACAGGCCGCTTTCCATGTCTGAACTTGCTTGGGCTGTGGCATTGGGAATAAACGGGGACGATGTACGAGATGTTGAGTCTCTAGCAGATATTGCGGACCATGACCGAGTTGTGAGCCTCATTCAACCGTTCATTGCCAGCATCGATGAGGCAGACTCGAGGAGGCGCCAAGTTCGACTGGTACACCAATCAGTCAAGGATTTCATTGTGAAGTCACTGGTGACTCATGAGGAGGGAAATGAGCCGTCTATTGAGCGCCGCATGGAGATATTAGAGGCAGAGATGCTGGACATTTGCGTCAGATATCTTCTGCTAGACGAGGTTGATAACAGACCTCTCTTCTCTGACGAACTGCTTGCCATTGAAGCGCTACCACAAGAAACCGAACTCTTCAAAGATAACGACAAGCCAAACGAGTACACAACTAATTGCACTTGGGACAAATGGGAGGAGGGCGCGATCCACTACGATCCGACAGAACGCGGATTCGGAGAATTCTTCGTCTACGCCTCTTGCCACTGGGTTGATCACTTCGGGGCGATTACAACTCCTTCTCTCATAGACTTTGCTAGCATCGAAAAGTTGTGTCAACCGGGTTCTACCAGAATTCACAACTGGATTGAGCAGAATCGTCGACCTGGGTGCGCTCTTCAGCCAAGAATCGAATTCGATCCCAGTTTGTATGATCCGCTGAGTATTACCGCACTTTTCGGATCGACGGCAACGTTTCGCCATATGATCGAGAAGTCGGACTTGAAGGACGAAAAGTTCTTGCCTGAGTCAGCTCTTAGGGCTGCTGAGCAGATCGTCGAGTGGGGTGATGTAGCTAGGTTGGACTTGCTTCCTCTTGACGAGAAGGCAAGAGAGCTAGTCACTTCGAAGACTGCGGCTAAACAGGTAGTCTAA
- a CDS encoding protein kinase, catalytic domain-containing protein (similar to Metarhizium robertsii ARSEF 23 XP_007822803.1), whose translation MVVDIKRLQDLCSVCQDRGGKDDNGDPIVRTGFAAIDEEENAYYGVKVGISMRELTVDIVRENLGPIQDEEIYPPFPGDGNLTVAPKDTTGFYVKRTAWATYLDFKGGEFLPKLMLQEAKTMEFLLQNPHPNIIKYYGCHVKRDRITGLVLQTFEFPHDLGFVSSRPDLFKGKLDKDCILAGIRSGLDHLHSLGWAHNDINPANILIDDAGEPKLIDFGSCQPFGAHLMSSGTKGWCKETFFHSAKENDEYSFEVFKPWLDEMVLKVEESVVSHKSWEMKLQDVPPL comes from the coding sequence ATGGTCGTCGACATCAAACGCCTCCAGGATCTTTGCTCCGTTTGTCAAGATCGTGGCGGAAAGGACGACAATGGGGACCCAATCGTCAGAACCGGATTCGCAGCgattgacgaggaggagaacGCCTACTATGGAGTGAAAGTCGGCATCTCCATGCGCGAATTGACGGTGGACATTGTCCGCGAGAATCTCGGACCGATCCAGGATGAAGAAATCTATCCACCATTCCCTGGAGATGGTAACCTGACTGTCGCTCCCAAAGATACCACTGGCTTCTATGTCAAGCGCACCGCGTGGGCTACATATCTGGACTTTAAAGGAGGCGAATTCCTGCCCAAGCTCATGCTCCAGGAGGCCAAGACTATGGAGTTTCTCCTACAAAATCCTCATCCAAATATCATCAAATACTATGGCTGTCATGTAAAACGTGACCGTATCACCGGCCTCGTATTACAGACTTTTGAGTTCCCTCATGACCTTGGCTTCGTCAGTTCCCGCCCTGATCTATTCAAGGGTAAACTTGACAAAGATTGCATCTTAGCTGGCATTCGGTCGGGGCTTGACCATCTTCACTCACTAGGATGGGCACACAACGATATTAATCCGGCGAACATATTGATAGATGATGCCGGGGAGCCTAAGCTGATTGACTTTGGTTCATGCCAACCGTTTGGGGCACACCTAATGTCATCTGGCACCAAAGGCTGGTGCAAGGAGACATTTTTCCATTCTGCGAAAGAGAACGACGAGTACAGCTTTGAAGTTTTTAAGCCATGGCTTGATGAGATGGTATTAAAGGTCGAAGAGAGCGTTGTATCTCACAAGAGTTGGGAAATGAAGTTACAAGATGTGCCGCCATTATGA